TGCCACGGAGATTTCGATGGATGGCGGTCTGACATCCGGAAAATAAGAAAGCGGGGGCAGATACTATTTTCCAACGGAGGTTGCATGGATACTTTTGCTGAAATAAAGAAAATACTGGTGGAACTCCTTGATCTTGAAGACAGGGAAATTTCGCCGGAGACTTATCTGATACAGGAATTGGGCGCCGAATCCATCGATCTTTTAGAGCTGGCAGTAACCATAAACAGCCGATTTAAAATCACCGTGAAGGATGATGAAGTTTTTCTGACTCGATTCAGGCTTTATTTAACCGAGGCCGAGCAGCAAGGGAAGGATATTGCCCCCTATGTTGCGAAGAAATATCCCTTCCTCACTCATGACAGGATAGCCGAAATAATCGCACATATCGATGAGGGTCCTCAATTGAAAATCAAAGACCTGATCAGTTACATA
Above is a genomic segment from Deltaproteobacteria bacterium containing:
- a CDS encoding phosphopantetheine-binding protein; amino-acid sequence: MDTFAEIKKILVELLDLEDREISPETYLIQELGAESIDLLELAVTINSRFKITVKDDEVFLTRFRLYLTEAEQQGKDIAPYVAKKYPFLTHDRIAEIIAHIDEGPQLKIKDLISYIAYRLRGI